The genome window GAGAAATTGGGTGATCTCCACTTATCCCACACATGTGCGGTATAtcggcaaaatttgaaaattctccaaGAGGAGAAGGTTTTGACAGCGGATAGGATTCCTCAGATTCGAGATGTGAATAAGTTCTTGCAAAGTAGGTTTTGTAGGAATACTGTCATGAATCGGTagatcattttgaaattccaataaaagtAGATTCaatacaacttttttgcagaaaaaacagGATTCGAGCTTCGCCCGTGCTCTGGACTACTGTCGGCTCGCGACTTCCTGGCCTCACTTGCTTTTCGGGTCTTCCAGACAACTACGTATTTGAGACATCATAAGTCACCGCATCATTCTCCGGAACCGGATCTTATTCACGAACTACTTGGCCATGTGCCAATGTTCTCGGATCCACTGCTAGCTCAGATGTCTCAAGACATTGGGCTGATGAGTTTGGGAGCTAGTGATGAGCACATTGAGAAGCTGTCGACGGTTTATTGGTAATTTATAGGaatctattttaattttagtcaCTAGCTTAGCAAATACGTTAGCACATAAACATTTTGTGAGGGAGTAAGTAAAAAAATAAGCTGTATCAAGTAATTTTATCTTCTATTAGAACTATTATCATCTAATATCTCATATCCAATTTTAGACGTTCATATAAATAACGGTCTACTACAAATTCATTGGGAAACGTTATAAAGTTATGATTTTAACATCCTGCACAGttgtaaaataattattacagGTTCATTGTGGAATTCGGGTTGTGCAAAGAAGATGGAAAGCTAAAAGCAATTGGTGCTGGGCTACTGTCGGCGTATGGAGAATTGATGGTAGGTAAAGattcttccaaaaataaaaaataggatAGCTGAATCATAATTCCAGCACGCGTGCTCCGATGCTCCAGAGCACAAGGACTTTGATCCGGCAGTGACTGCGGTACAGAAATACGAAGATGATGATTATCAGCCGCTCTACTTTGTTGCTGACAGTATACATGATGCGTTGGCAAAGCTTCGGAAGTACGCTAGTTCCATGGACCGCCCGTTTTCAGTTGTCTATGATCCGTTTACAAAAAGTATTGAGGTTTGGCTCTAATAAGTACAAATTGatagaattattttaaatttttttagttaggAACTGGTAAGATACATgttttattctattttccatttttgtgaAGCTAAAGGCCAATTTTaaccaaatttcaacaaattagTCTGAATTCAGTGACATTCACTATTttaatattgaataaaaatcactaattAGTTCAGAAGTACTTCCACACTTAACATTTCAGGCAATCGAATCAAGTGCAGATTTGGAAAAGGCGTTCAGCAGATTGTCCAATGATTTAAGTGCAATCACCCACGCGGCTGATCGgatgaaaatatcgattacAATGTGAAACCTAATTTACCTAATACTTTGCTAAACTATGCATTTATTATGAAATCTATCAGCTTTTAGGAGTaggataacttttttcaattattatatAAAGAAATCGAATTTGTTTCTTCTAGTCTTTTATaactttaaagaaaattaatttgaaatttccggaaattcggcaaaccggcaattttttcaaatttttttaaacgaactTTTcggggaaattgaaaaattggttttgcaggagttaaaatttctgacaagtcggtaaatcggcaaatcgccggaattgaaatttccagcatatatttttttttggaaatttcagaatttcaatttcaattacgAAATTGTAcgacgcatcctatgaatgttttttaaaaatcacagttttaagtgtttccgtcttataaaaaaatcatctacactttttcggcaaataggcaaaccggcaaatcgataaaccggcaatttgccaaaaatgaaaatttccggcaaatcggcaaattgctggaattgaaaatttccggcaaatcgataaaccggcaatttgccaaaaacgaaaatttccggcaaatcggcaaacttgcaaattgccgaaattaaagatttcgggaaatcggcaatgttccgatttgccaaattttttgtcaagcTTGGAACATAagacacaattttttgtagtttgctctaaattttggagtttttcagtttatttcaatacttttgcacaatttccacacccaaaaaacttggaagaaaaatgagaatccCATTTATTGTCAATCAAAGAGGATTCCCCACATTGTCAGCTCAATTGCAATCCAAACTGATGCCTCATTTTATTTCTACTTCCACACAATTTTGGTCTGATTCTTAACGGTCTAATGCTCATTCTCGATTACGTAtattatttttgctaattttaaatgaaattcgatttctttttttgccaaaaaatttgagacttcCCGGTACGgcttcacgttttttttttgaaaactgaaaaatgacgTGTCATGTGTAATGTGTTAAGTGACCGAATTCCATATCTACACGTGGTGCGAGATTGTCTCATTACTGTTTGATCttaaaaaaatgcgggaatttttagtccaaaaaaatgtgacgccaGCAGAAATCTGCGtgtcttctcccgcattttttgatctacgtagatcacgccgaaatgagacactctgacaccatgGTGAAATTACAAACTATATATTTGTGGAGCCCCATAGTTCTCAGATATTCTCCGCTTCGAAAAACTTATATTTGGGTGGGGGATTCAATTGTTTTCCACGTGTGTCCCGTATATACGTCAATGTGTGTCTCAAAATGAGACATTTCGGTAGGGAATCTGGTTgtaaattaaatgaaaatgaaagattCGTTAGTTTCGTGGGATCGCTTGGATATAAAGTTAGCCTTCTACGCATATATGTGTGTTTTCATTGAATCCGAAACTCATCTTTTAATGAATTGCTTCTGATCAATTGATAAGTTGATAGACTTTTAATAAGTTGTTTTGTTATTACCACAATTGAAAAAGTGCTATACTTATGACCTTAGAACTTAGTTTTTGCATTCTAGTATAACAGAGATCATTACTCAACATTACCCCttagaaatatataaaattacTTGATTTATCGAGATAAGAACAGAGAAGTAAATTCCaagagaaaaattgacaaattgccatGAATTTCGATATGTCATGTAGGTATATTTGTCAAGATTCTTATTTTTTAGGTTGAGATATTAATTTATGTCACCACGACGggttttggaataaattttcagctaagaGTTTTGAACTAcaagtttcaaagaaaaaacgtaTATATTTGAGATAACCTCAATTGCCAAATACCGGAAtttgaaaaccgaaatttGGATCAGGcaatcgaattttcggcaatttcggcaattgccaaaattgcggatttccaaaaattcacaaaaccggcaatcAGAATTGCCGGATATATAAACTTGATACTTTTTGTATATTTACTATTAGGAGCCTAAACATGCATTTTAATgaataattttctgttttcaagctcaaaatgcTTTAATCTTTTACGTTTAATCCCgctttcttttaaaaaatgactaaCTCAATACTAAAAAACgaggtgaaatt of Caenorhabditis elegans chromosome II contains these proteins:
- the cat-2 gene encoding Biopterin-dependent aromatic amino acid hydroxylase family profile domain-containing protein (Partially confirmed by transcript evidence), with product MFLRYMRRRGSGEDHEEEPRGVTVIATKVAENSKNPRRYSLVHQASCETQHHKGIRRQNTIQHRKQLTDQMRCQKILQQLNDEGIEVIFTANDVTPIEFSIILTSTDPTLSNFVSDILQNMSSAKVQICHVETRGNEASHDVLLACKATKNQLIHSAELLTQNHVALTKFSIFAKKLSDEKNQSQIWFPRHISELDQCSKCITKYEPTTDPRHPGHGDVAYIARRKFLNDQALEFKFGDEIGYVDYTEEEHATWKAVYEKLGDLHLSHTCAVYRQNLKILQEEKVLTADRIPQIRDVNKFLQKKTGFELRPCSGLLSARDFLASLAFRVFQTTTYLRHHKSPHHSPEPDLIHELLGHVPMFSDPLLAQMSQDIGLMSLGASDEHIEKLSTVYWFIVEFGLCKEDGKLKAIGAGLLSAYGELMHACSDAPEHKDFDPAVTAVQKYEDDDYQPLYFVADSIHDALAKLRKYASSMDRPFSVVYDPFTKSIEAIESSADLEKAFSRLSNDLSAITHAADRMKISITM
- the cat-2 gene encoding Tyrosine 3-monooxygenase (Partially confirmed by transcript evidence); the protein is MRCQKILQQLNDEGIEVIFTANDVTPIEFSIILTSTDPTLSNFVSDILQNMSSAKVQICHVETRGNEASHDVLLACKATKNQLIHSAELLTQNHVALTKFSIFAKKLSDEKNQSQIWFPRHISELDQCSKCITKYEPTTDPRHPGHGDVAYIARRKFLNDQALEFKFGDEIGYVDYTEEEHATWKAVYEKLGDLHLSHTCAVYRQNLKILQEEKVLTADRIPQIRDVNKFLQKKTGFELRPCSGLLSARDFLASLAFRVFQTTTYLRHHKSPHHSPEPDLIHELLGHVPMFSDPLLAQMSQDIGLMSLGASDEHIEKLSTVYWFIVEFGLCKEDGKLKAIGAGLLSAYGELMHACSDAPEHKDFDPAVTAVQKYEDDDYQPLYFVADSIHDALAKLRKYASSMDRPFSVVYDPFTKSIEAIESSADLEKAFSRLSNDLSAITHAADRMKISITM
- the cat-2 gene encoding Tyrosine 3-monooxygenase (Partially confirmed by transcript evidence), producing the protein MSSLTNNTFMEEEPRGVTVIATKVAENSKNPRRYSLVHQASCETQHHKGIRRQNTIQHRKQLTDQMRCQKILQQLNDEGIEVIFTANDVTPIEFSIILTSTDPTLSNFVSDILQNMSSAKVQICHVETRGNEASHDVLLACKATKNQLIHSAELLTQNHVALTKFSIFAKKLSDEKNQSQIWFPRHISELDQCSKCITKYEPTTDPRHPGHGDVAYIARRKFLNDQALEFKFGDEIGYVDYTEEEHATWKAVYEKLGDLHLSHTCAVYRQNLKILQEEKVLTADRIPQIRDVNKFLQKKTGFELRPCSGLLSARDFLASLAFRVFQTTTYLRHHKSPHHSPEPDLIHELLGHVPMFSDPLLAQMSQDIGLMSLGASDEHIEKLSTVYWFIVEFGLCKEDGKLKAIGAGLLSAYGELMHACSDAPEHKDFDPAVTAVQKYEDDDYQPLYFVADSIHDALAKLRKYASSMDRPFSVVYDPFTKSIEAIESSADLEKAFSRLSNDLSAITHAADRMKISITM